From one Paenibacillus sp. FSL K6-1330 genomic stretch:
- a CDS encoding DUF2268 domain-containing protein, which translates to MNIKSLRSDHIYQKVAQASPEEKLELFRNEMMAPFMKQWQLQQIPFKAEEANGFDVITFNSMMHRSPDQITPQISAEIELISSESFWLECEHAVKKSLHLFVEHEINLPVSDYLFTIQLGNPENGALAINEGYSGFGGIPGFIWGTLLPNEYTIPRMKAALAHECNHNVRYQFIQWDHTVNLGELIVSEGLAENYATFMFGEELLGPWVTKTNAETLNRRIKPVLREQLQLTGFDQFAPYLYGDEIAKLQNFTPVNMPYSAGYACGYHLIQYYLRKTGRTIFEATITPAAQILDEVKEFWNEETIISY; encoded by the coding sequence ATGAATATAAAATCACTGCGTTCAGATCATATTTATCAAAAAGTTGCCCAAGCTTCACCCGAGGAAAAGCTTGAATTATTCAGAAACGAAATGATGGCTCCCTTTATGAAACAATGGCAACTTCAACAGATTCCTTTTAAAGCTGAAGAGGCGAATGGTTTTGATGTTATTACGTTTAATAGTATGATGCATCGATCCCCTGATCAGATTACCCCTCAGATTTCGGCAGAGATCGAGCTGATTTCGTCCGAATCATTTTGGTTAGAGTGTGAGCATGCTGTGAAGAAAAGCCTGCATCTATTTGTAGAGCATGAAATTAACCTCCCCGTGTCCGATTATTTGTTTACCATTCAACTAGGGAATCCGGAAAACGGTGCCTTAGCAATAAACGAAGGATATAGCGGCTTTGGGGGCATTCCTGGGTTTATCTGGGGTACACTCTTGCCAAATGAGTACACGATTCCTCGAATGAAGGCTGCGCTGGCGCACGAATGCAACCATAATGTGCGATATCAATTTATTCAGTGGGATCACACGGTTAATCTGGGCGAGCTGATTGTAAGTGAAGGATTAGCTGAAAACTATGCTACGTTCATGTTTGGAGAAGAATTGCTCGGCCCTTGGGTAACGAAGACAAATGCAGAAACACTGAACAGGCGCATAAAGCCTGTGCTTAGAGAGCAATTGCAATTAACTGGGTTTGATCAATTTGCTCCGTATCTTTACGGTGACGAGATTGCAAAACTTCAAAACTTTACACCGGTTAACATGCCTTATAGTGCCGGATACGCTTGCGGATATCATTTAATCCAATATTATTTAAGAAAAACAGGAAGAACCATTTTCGAGGCCACAATAACACCTGCTGCTCAAATACTAGACGAGGTAAAAGAATTTTGGAATGAAGAAACCATTATTAGTTATTAA
- a CDS encoding DoxX family protein produces the protein MSKMIGVETTMKVNTQPHGKMVAYWSVTLLLAAAIMLSGIGQLMQFGGNLDLVTNLGYPLYILTILGIWKVLGAITLVVPGLPRLKEWVHAGIFFLMTGAALSHAFANDYGDYGFNLILPLSYAALNIFSWALRPAKSRLH, from the coding sequence ATGAGTAAGATGATCGGTGTGGAAACGACCATGAAAGTAAATACCCAGCCCCACGGAAAAATGGTTGCTTATTGGTCAGTCACATTACTACTCGCAGCAGCTATTATGCTAAGTGGTATCGGACAACTGATGCAATTTGGAGGCAACCTCGATTTAGTTACGAATCTGGGCTACCCATTATACATATTGACTATTCTCGGGATATGGAAAGTGCTTGGAGCCATCACTCTCGTCGTGCCAGGTTTACCTCGACTTAAAGAATGGGTTCACGCAGGAATCTTCTTTTTGATGACGGGTGCGGCATTGTCTCATGCATTTGCTAACGATTATGGTGATTACGGTTTTAATCTTATCCTTCCGCTTTCATATGCTGCACTAAATATCTTTTCGTGGGCTCTACGACCAGCAAAGAGCCGCTTACACTAA
- a CDS encoding cupredoxin domain-containing protein: MKKWMLIGLTLLLVVVLSACGGGGSSSDESSSSGGSDGVKEIKVTASNFKFEPTEIKVKKGEKVKITLENKDGNHGLAIPDFNVDLQQPGSTEFTADQVGEHEFHCSVMCGAGHSDMKGTLIVE; encoded by the coding sequence ATGAAAAAATGGATGTTGATTGGACTTACCTTGCTGCTGGTTGTGGTGCTGAGCGCATGCGGAGGCGGCGGCAGCTCGTCGGACGAGTCCTCGTCTTCAGGCGGATCGGATGGTGTAAAAGAAATTAAGGTGACGGCGTCAAACTTTAAGTTCGAGCCTACCGAGATTAAAGTCAAAAAGGGCGAAAAAGTCAAAATTACGCTGGAGAACAAAGATGGAAATCACGGCCTGGCCATTCCCGATTTCAACGTTGACCTGCAGCAGCCTGGCTCGACCGAATTTACCGCCGATCAAGTTGGTGAGCATGAATTCCACTGCTCCGTCATGTGCGGAGCCGGTCACAGCGATATGAAGGGGACCTTGATTGTTGAATAA
- a CDS encoding gluconate 2-dehydrogenase subunit 3 family protein, with translation MPGLKLGKNSKPARSEQPDESRRNFLKASGMTLGGLIVGSVFGGVLTDNLEKNNSPAPASKPEASLQDALMFFNQEQFKMTEAAVERIYPEDENGPGAKALGVAFFIDHQLAGPWGYNARDYMMGPFVQAQATQGEQSRLKRNEMFTLGLEGLKSYCQQKYKKVFTELEAQQQDEVLTAMEKGDKFPMRGVTSSSFFKMLRSLTIEGVYADPLYGGNRNMNGWKMRKFPGNQMSYAQQITKEGLVQMKPKSLQAHMSE, from the coding sequence TTGCCAGGACTGAAATTGGGAAAGAACAGCAAGCCGGCCCGGTCAGAACAACCGGATGAATCCCGGCGGAATTTTTTGAAAGCCTCGGGTATGACGCTGGGCGGTCTGATCGTTGGCAGCGTGTTCGGGGGTGTCCTGACGGACAATCTTGAGAAAAACAACTCCCCCGCACCGGCCAGCAAGCCGGAAGCTTCGTTGCAGGATGCGCTAATGTTCTTTAATCAGGAGCAGTTTAAAATGACCGAAGCGGCGGTCGAACGGATTTATCCCGAAGATGAGAACGGCCCTGGAGCCAAGGCGCTGGGCGTAGCCTTTTTTATTGATCATCAGCTTGCAGGTCCTTGGGGATATAATGCGCGGGACTATATGATGGGTCCTTTTGTCCAAGCCCAGGCAACGCAGGGAGAGCAGTCGCGCCTGAAACGCAACGAAATGTTCACGTTGGGTCTGGAGGGACTTAAGAGTTACTGCCAGCAAAAGTATAAAAAGGTTTTTACGGAACTTGAGGCTCAGCAGCAGGATGAAGTGCTGACCGCTATGGAAAAGGGGGATAAATTTCCCATGCGCGGGGTGACGAGCAGCAGTTTCTTCAAGATGCTGAGAAGTTTGACGATCGAAGGGGTCTACGCGGATCCGCTCTATGGCGGCAACCGGAATATGAACGGGTGGAAGATGCGGAAGTTTCCGGGCAACCAGATGAGTTATGCCCAGCAGATTACGAAGGAAGGGCTGGTTCAGATGAAGCCGAAGAGCCTGCAGGCTCACATGAGCGAATAA
- the tatA gene encoding twin-arginine translocase TatA/TatE family subunit, with product MLSTIGIPGLLLLLLLALLLFGPSKLPQLGRAVGATLHEFRNSARHLTEEDEEKQDAGRRQEDH from the coding sequence ATGCTTTCGACGATTGGAATACCGGGGCTGCTGCTGTTGCTGCTGCTCGCCCTGCTGCTGTTCGGACCGTCCAAGCTGCCTCAGCTTGGCAGGGCGGTGGGAGCGACACTTCACGAATTCCGCAACTCCGCTCGTCATCTGACGGAAGAGGACGAAGAGAAGCAGGACGCGGGGCGCCGCCAGGAAGATCACTAG
- a CDS encoding GMC family oxidoreductase, which yields MGWVGGIIAAELTKAGIQVVGLERGKSRSTEDYFMDHDELRYARRFELMQDLSKETITFRNSESMRALPMRSYGSFLLGDGLGGAGSHWNGQTHRFLPYDFEIYNQTVERYGKGKIPEGMQLQDWGITYDEIEPYYDKFEQVAGISGESEANPMLGKRSHPFPTPPMKKTPILQRFEEASKKLGYHPYMIPSANLSENYKNPDGISRAACQYCGFCERFGCEYGAKADPVVTVIPTAMATGKLEVRTFSNVTEILHDGKKATGVVYINTVTGEEVTQPADVVVLGSFMLNNARLLLNSKLGTPYNRKTGRGTIGRNYAYQVNSGRAVGFYDDEEFSTFMGAGALGMEFDDFNGDNFDHSDLKFLHGAGIRISQNGLRPIENNPAPQGTPTWGKKWKETTLKYANRVLTVATQGASLPWKHHYLDLDPTYKDIYGKPLLRITFDFEDQDRELTKYLADKAGEVMKEMGPSHVEIKDKLDPYNIVPYQSTHNTGGVIMGADPETSAVNSYLQMWEAENVFVVGASAFPHNSGYNPTDTVGALSYRAAEGIQKYLKQGGMLV from the coding sequence ATGGGTTGGGTCGGCGGCATTATTGCGGCCGAACTGACCAAAGCGGGCATCCAGGTAGTCGGATTGGAGCGCGGAAAGAGCCGAAGCACAGAGGATTATTTCATGGATCATGACGAGCTCCGGTACGCGCGGCGTTTTGAACTGATGCAGGATCTATCCAAGGAAACGATCACCTTCCGCAATTCGGAGTCAATGAGGGCGCTGCCGATGCGCAGCTATGGCTCCTTTCTGCTGGGAGACGGGCTCGGCGGTGCCGGATCGCACTGGAACGGGCAGACGCACCGTTTCCTGCCGTATGACTTTGAAATCTACAACCAGACGGTGGAACGGTATGGAAAAGGCAAAATTCCCGAGGGCATGCAGCTGCAGGACTGGGGAATCACGTATGACGAAATCGAACCGTACTACGACAAGTTTGAGCAGGTAGCCGGCATTTCGGGGGAATCGGAAGCCAATCCGATGCTTGGCAAACGGTCCCATCCGTTTCCGACCCCGCCGATGAAGAAAACGCCGATTTTGCAGCGGTTCGAAGAGGCGTCGAAGAAACTCGGATACCATCCGTACATGATCCCTTCGGCAAACCTGAGCGAGAACTACAAAAATCCCGACGGCATATCCCGGGCAGCCTGCCAGTACTGCGGATTTTGTGAGCGGTTCGGCTGCGAGTACGGTGCCAAGGCGGATCCTGTCGTTACCGTCATTCCGACGGCGATGGCCACCGGCAAGCTGGAGGTGCGCACCTTCTCGAACGTGACCGAAATTCTCCATGACGGCAAAAAAGCGACCGGCGTGGTGTACATCAACACAGTGACCGGGGAAGAGGTGACCCAGCCGGCGGACGTGGTCGTTCTCGGCAGCTTCATGCTGAACAATGCGCGCCTGCTGTTGAACTCCAAGCTCGGGACGCCTTACAACCGGAAGACCGGACGGGGGACCATCGGCCGAAATTATGCGTATCAGGTCAACTCCGGACGTGCGGTCGGCTTTTACGATGACGAAGAGTTCAGCACGTTCATGGGCGCCGGGGCGCTCGGGATGGAGTTCGACGACTTCAACGGGGATAATTTCGACCATTCCGATTTGAAGTTTCTGCACGGGGCTGGAATCCGGATCAGCCAGAACGGCCTACGTCCGATCGAGAACAATCCGGCGCCGCAGGGTACGCCGACCTGGGGCAAGAAGTGGAAGGAGACCACACTAAAGTATGCCAACCGGGTGCTGACCGTGGCGACGCAAGGGGCTAGCCTGCCCTGGAAGCACCATTACCTGGATCTGGATCCGACTTATAAGGACATTTACGGCAAACCGCTGCTGCGGATTACGTTTGATTTCGAAGATCAGGACCGAGAGCTGACGAAGTATCTGGCAGATAAGGCGGGCGAGGTTATGAAGGAAATGGGGCCTTCCCATGTGGAGATCAAGGACAAGCTGGACCCGTATAATATCGTTCCTTACCAGTCCACCCACAATACCGGAGGCGTCATTATGGGAGCGGACCCGGAAACGTCGGCCGTGAACAGTTACCTGCAGATGTGGGAAGCGGAAAATGTGTTTGTGGTGGGTGCTTCGGCATTCCCGCATAATAGTGGATACAATCCGACCGATACCGTCGGCGCGCTCTCCTACAGGGCGGCGGAAGGGATCCAGAAATATTTGAAACAGGGAGGCATGCTTGTCTGA
- a CDS encoding lysylphosphatidylglycerol synthase domain-containing protein, translated as MAKVKKQFARLGKLKLISTLYRMKIVKILIPMIILGMIVWAGKSELGRIDWAATLEILKHLDPTRIFLLLSLSLVAVASVSVYEFLLRHHFKLPLGIWATFRYAWIANTSNNVIGFAGIVGAALRTFLYRGRGVSIPTITACIAFLATITITGVSLLAWGDLTGLFPIDAVIQSHRWTLYAVWAIALYLPGYLLFQRTPFYSKWLNRNLPQMNLSIIVAAVGVSVVEWLLAGVAFWAIAATLLPEFPLRTALGIYTVAVATGLVSMTPGGIGGFDLITLLGLQSLGYPPETNAAVLVLFRLMYYLIPWLIGLVMGGIEFALGRYRTQFDV; from the coding sequence ATGGCAAAGGTGAAAAAGCAGTTTGCACGATTGGGGAAATTAAAACTCATCTCAACATTATATCGCATGAAAATTGTGAAGATCTTGATTCCTATGATCATCCTCGGAATGATTGTTTGGGCGGGAAAGTCTGAGCTGGGCCGGATTGACTGGGCTGCCACGCTGGAAATCCTTAAGCATCTCGACCCTACACGAATCTTCCTTCTATTGTCTCTATCCCTAGTCGCAGTCGCATCGGTTAGCGTCTATGAGTTTTTGCTTCGGCATCATTTCAAGCTTCCTCTCGGGATCTGGGCGACTTTCCGCTATGCATGGATTGCTAACACGTCAAACAATGTTATAGGATTTGCCGGGATCGTTGGTGCCGCGCTTCGTACCTTCCTATACCGAGGGCGAGGAGTTTCGATACCAACTATAACAGCTTGTATTGCCTTTCTGGCTACTATTACAATTACGGGAGTTTCGCTGCTGGCTTGGGGGGATTTGACCGGGCTGTTTCCGATCGATGCGGTGATTCAATCTCATCGCTGGACCTTGTATGCTGTCTGGGCGATCGCGCTTTATCTGCCGGGGTACCTGCTCTTTCAGCGGACTCCCTTCTATAGCAAATGGCTGAACCGCAATCTGCCCCAGATGAATCTGTCCATAATCGTTGCAGCTGTAGGTGTCTCTGTCGTGGAGTGGCTATTAGCAGGCGTTGCCTTCTGGGCGATTGCGGCGACTCTACTTCCGGAATTTCCTCTTCGAACGGCATTAGGCATTTACACCGTCGCCGTAGCGACTGGTCTTGTCAGTATGACACCCGGCGGCATTGGCGGTTTTGATCTTATTACCCTGCTTGGTCTTCAGTCCCTTGGATACCCTCCTGAAACAAACGCTGCGGTTCTTGTATTATTTCGTTTGATGTACTATTTGATCCCTTGGCTCATTGGACTGGTAATGGGAGGCATTGAGTTTGCACTAGGTCGATACCGTACCCAGTTTGATGTATAA